The genomic interval ATGGATCGGTCCTGGCCAGCGCCGGCCGGGACGGCCGGGTGATCCTCCGGCGGCTGGTGCCGCCCAAGGGCAGCCGTGAGGTCCTGGGACCCGATCTGGGCAGCGGCTGCCTGGCCTTGAGCCCCAAGGGTCAACGCCTGGTCACCGGCGGCCGTGATGGCACGGTCAGCCTCTGGAGCTTCGACCGGCCCGAGCCCCTGTCCACGGTCCACGCCCACAGCGGTGCGGTGTCCGCGGTGGCGGTGAGCGAGGACGGTCGCTTCCTGGCCTCCGCCGGCATGGACGGCCGCTGCCGGGTGGTCGACTTGGTGGACAAGAAGGAGCGGACCCTGGACGTGAGCGCCGCCGGCGCCATGCGGGGGGTAGCCTTCCTGCCCCGCTCCCAGGAGCTGCTCACGACCAGCGATGACGGCACCGTCCGGGTCTGGGCGCAGAGGGGCAAGGAATGCACCCGGGTTCTGCCGGCCCACGCCCTGCCGGTGACAGCGTTGGCAACTGCTGCCGATGGCCGCTTGTTCGCCACCGCCAGCGCCGACCGGCGTATCTGCCTGTGGGAGGCGATGAGCGGCCGCTGCTTGAAGGTTCTGGAGGGGCAGCAGGAGGCGGTGACCGCCCTGGCGATGCTGGCCGACGGCCACCATCTGGCGTCCGGCTGCGAGGATGATACCCTGTTCGTCTGGAGCCTGAGCCGGGGGGCTTGCGTCCTGGTTCTGGATGGTCGAGGCGATGGCATCGCTGCCCTGGCCACTGGTCCCAAGCCGCACATGCTGTCGGTGGGCCGGGCGGACGGCGCCATCGGCTTGTGGATGCTCATCTACGAGCTGGAGCTCCGTTGAGCCCCCGGGACGGTGGGCGCAGGAGAAGAAGGTCCGGCGACGTGCTCAAAGGAGAAGGCTATGACGCTCCTCAATCGACTTCTGCGCCGCTGCCTGACGCTGGCGGCCTTTGGCCGCACCGACACCGGCCTGGCCCGCGGCCATAACGAGGACAGCTTCTGCGTCCTGCCCGGCCAGCGTCTTTTTGTGGTCGCTGACGGCATGGGCGGCCACAACGCCGGCGAAGTGGCAAGCCGCATCGCGGTGGAGACCCTGGTGGTCGCCTTCCCCGGCGAGACGGTGAAGGGCCTCTTGGGCAAGCCGGAGGCCATCCGGCATGCCCTGATTCGGGGCGTGCGGGAGGCCAACGAGGCGGTGATGGCCGCTGCCGTGGCCGACGATGCCCGGGCCGGCATGGGCTGCACCCTGATCGCCGCGTTCTGCGACCGGGCCGCTCTCCACACCTGCCACCTCGGCGACGTCCGGTGCTATCTGGCCAGCCGCGGCTCCTTCCGCCAGATCACCACCGACCACTCCCAGGTCGCCCAGCAGGTGGCCGCCGGGCTTCTGGACCCGGAGGAAGCGCGGGTCGGCTTCGGCCGCAACATCGTCACCCGGGCCGTGGGCTTTCCCATGGCCGAGGATCCGGAGTGCCACCAGGTGGAGCTGGCCGAGGGCGACCGGGCGCTCCTGTGCTCGGATGGCCTGTGGTCCATGGTTCCCGATGCCAGGCTGGCCGAGATCCTGGCAGCGGGCAGCTCGGCAGAGGCGATCTGCAACCAGCTGGTGGATGCGGCCAACGAGGCTGGCGGCCGGGACAATATCACCGCCGTGGTCATCCTGTTCGGGAAGGCGTGATGGCGCGGCCGGGCGCCCGGCTCCGCCCCGGCCGGACCTCGCGCCCCGGCAGGCCCGACTGACCGGACCCGGCTGCCATGGCTGCCCTTGCCTGCCGTTTCCTGGGGGACCTGCCCACCCTCCTCACCGTGCCCCATGACCGCGGCCTGGTCAGCCGGCCGCTGGGCCGGCGGACCTCGGTCAAGGACCTCATCGAGGCCTACGGCGTGCCGCACACCGAGGTGGCGGCCCTGACCATCAATGGCCAGGAAAGCGGGTTTGCGGCCCTCCTCCGGGATGGCGATGCGGTGATGGTGGCGCCGGTGCAAAGCCCGGACGATTTCTTCCGGCCCGGCTGCCTGCGGCCGGCCCTGGCCGCCAAGCCCGGTTTTCTGGTGGATATCAACGTCGGCCAGCTGGCCCGCCAGCTGCGGCTTCTGGGCCTGGACGCCCTCTATGACCCCCGGGCCGGCGACGAGGAGCTGGCGGCCCAGGCGGCGGCCAGCGGCCGGGTGCTTTTGACCCGGGACCGGCGGCTCCTGAAGCGAAAGGGGGTGGTCTTCGGCCGCCTCATCCGGGCCGGCGCACCGGAAGAGCAGCTCCTGGAGGTGGTGCGGCTCTTTGGCCTTGAGGAGCACTTCCAGCCCCTCAGCCGCTGCCTGCGCTGCAACGCCCTCCTGCAGCCGGTGGCCAAGGAGGCGATCGAGCACCGCCTCCTGCCCCTCACCCGCCTCTATTACCACAGCTTTCGTCGCTGCCCCGCCTGCGACCGCCTCTACTGGGCCGGCTCCCATCAGGAGGGGATGCGCCGCTTCCTGGCGGGTCTGCAAGGCCGGTTGGCTCGGCCTTGACTTCCTCCTCTGGCCCGGGCATGATGCGAACCTGTAGGAATTTGACCATTCTTGGCAGGGAGGATGGCGACCATGGGCAACGGGGTGTTTTCTCTTGTGGTGGCGGCGGTGGCAGGCGTCCTGGCCGTGGCCGGCTGCGAGCACCGGCCTGCGGTCAAGCCGAAGAAGGTGGGCATTGTCAACCCCAGCGCCGGCCTGGAGCAGGTGGTGGCAGGATTCAAGGCCGGCCTGGCCGAGCGGGGCCACCAGGAGGGCGAGACCATCGTCTTCCGCTATGACGGTCCCCTCCAGGGCTCAGGCGAGGTCGACAGCAGGATCGCCGCCCTCATCGCCGAGGATGTCGACCTTATCCTCGGCCTCACCACGCCGGTGGCCAGGAGGCTCAAGGAGGCTCTGACCGGGACGGCCATCCCCGGGCTCTTTGCCCCGGTCTTCGCGCCAGCGGAGGCCGGGCTGGTGGAAAGCCTGGCCCGGCCCGGCGGGCCTGTAACCGGGATCAGGATCCGGGGCAGCACGGCCAAGGCCCTGGAGTATCTCCTGGCCGTGGTGCCGGGGGTCAGGCGGGTGTACGTCCCCTGTCATGCCGGGGACATGGCCTCGTGTCTGACCCGGGACGATCTTGAGGCCGGCGCCGTGAAGCTGGGCGTTGAGCTGGTCTCGACCGAGGTGGACGGTCTGCCCGCCCTGCAGGCGGCCCTGGCCGCCATCCCCCCGGACGTGCAGGCGGTCTGGCTGACCTGCTCGCACCTTCTGACCTCCCAGGTGCGGGAGTATGTGGTGGCCGCCACGGCCCGGGGTATCCCGGTGGCCTCCTGCGCCCATCTCTTCTCCGGCAGCGGCGTCATGATCTCCTATGGCGAGAACGACTTCCGGATGGGGGAGCAGGCCGGCCGGATGGCAGACCGGCTTCTGAACGGCGCCTCCCCGCAGACCATGCCGGTGGAGACCGCCTCGTTCTATCTGCGGATCAACCGCGGCAAGGCCCGGGAGCTGGGCATCGAGGTGCCGGAGCGGCTCTTGCAGCAGGCAACGTTCATCGAGGACTGATGCCCGAGCCCTTCCCTCCCATGCCGCCGGCGGCGCCCGGCGGCGGTGCCCAGGCACCGGCAGGACGGCCAGGTCGCGGCCTGCGCCAGCGGTTCGCCGTGGCCGTCTGTCTGGTGGTCATTGTGCCTCTGATCCTCCTGGGGCTGACCTTGTCGGTTCTGGTCTACAGCTCCCAGAGGGAGCAGATCCTGGACCTGGAGCGGGAGGTGGTGAAGAGGGCGAGGAACGAGATTGCCCTGGCCACCCACGAGTTGGAGAGCATGCTCCACGTCGCCATGCTCACGGGCGAGATCCTGGACCTGGGCCCGGCCGACCGCGAAAACCTCCTGCAGCAGCTCATCTTTGTCGAGAACGCCGGCGGGCAGGAGATCATCGAGGAGCTGCTCCTGGTCGACCGGAGCGGCCAGGAGCGGGCCCATGTCTCCCGGGTCGATATCTTCACCAGCGCCGACCGCCGGGACTGGGCCGGCAGGGCCGAGATCCAAGAGCCCCTGGCCACCGGCAAGCACGCCTACGGTCCGGTGGTCGTGGACGAGGAGAACCTGGAGCCCTGGATCCTGCACTCCATGCCCATCACCAACTACCCGGGCGGCCCGGTGCAAGGGGTGCTCCTGGCCAAGCTTCGCATCAGCGCCATCTGGCGGCCGGTGGTGGACCGGCCGTTCGGCGAGCGGGGCCTCCTTTTCATCACCGATGCCACCGGCCGGGTCGTCGCCCACCCCAACATCTCCGCGACGCTCAGCAGCACCTTTTTCCTGCCGGGCATCGATGAGGGCCGCGGTCACGGACTGGAGGGGGAGGATCTGCTCCTGGTCCGGGAGCACTTCGATCTGCACCAGCAGCGCTTCTTCCTGGTCGCCACCACCCCCCACAGCGAGGTGCTCCACACGGCCTGGCACTCGCTGGGCACCACCGGCGTCTTTGTGCTGGTCTTTCTGGTCGCCGGCACCGCTCTGGGCCTGGCGGTGATCGGCCGGCTGGTCGGTCCCATCGAGAACCTGGCCCAGCGGGCCCGGCAGATCGGGGCCGGCGATCTGGGCGTCCGGGCGCCGCTGGTCGGCAGCGACGAGCTGGGCGACCTGGCGGCCAGCTTCAACGCCATGACCGACGAACTGGTGGCGAAGATTGACCTCCTGGCCACCCGGGAGGCGGCCATCCAGGACAGCTACCAGGTGCAGGCCCTGCTCAACCGCCTTCTGGAGCTCTCGTTGACCGGTCAGGGCCTGGACGAGATCCTGCGCCGGTTCATCGAGACCGTGACCTCGTTCCACGTCTTCGGTCTCGAGCACACCGGTGTGGTTTTCCTGCGGGAGGGCGATGTTCTCAAGATGAAGGCGGCCAGCAACCTGGCAGAGCCGTTGCGGGCGCTTTGCGCCGAGGTGGCTCTGGGACAGTGCTGTTGCGGCAAGACGGCCTTGAGCCGGGAGGTGCTGTTCGCGGACCGGGTTGATGAGCGTCACGACATCACCTATCCCGGGATGCCGCCCCATGGCCACTACTGCGTGCCGATCGTCACCGAGGGCAGCGAGGTGCTCGGCGTCTTCACCTGCTACACCAAGGCCGGCTACCGCCGCTCCGACAAGCTGGAGGCCGCTCTCAAGGCAGCCGGCAGCCTGGCGGCCCGGATCATCCGCGCCAAGCTGGCCGAAGAGGAGCAGGACAAGCTCCGGGCCCAGCTGCGGCAATCCCAGAAACTGGAGGCGATCGGCACCCTGGCCGGCGGCATCGCCCATGATTTCAACAACATCCTCTGCCCGATCGTCGCCTACAGCGAGCTGGGCCTGGCCGAGGTGCCCAGGGACAGCAAGGTCCACGGCTACCTGGCCGGCATCGGCCAGGCAGCCCGGCGAGCCAGCCAGCTGGTCCAGCAGATCCTGTCCTTCAGCCGCCGGAACAGCCAGGAGGTGGCGCCGGTGGAGCTGCAGGTGGTGATCAAGGAGGCCTTGAAGCTCCTGCGGGCCTCGATCCCCACCTTCATCCAGATCCGGACCAACATCGATCCCCGGTGCGGGCCGGTGCTGGCCAACCCGGTGCAGATCCACCAGGTGCTCATGAATCTGTGCACCAACGCCTACCATGCCATGCGCACCAGCGGCGGCACGCTGGGCGTCACCCTGCTGCCGGTCCGGATCAGCGCCGGCGACAAGGTCAAGGGCCTGCACCTGGCCCCCGGACCCTATCTGCGCCTGGAGGTGAGCGACACCGGCTCGGGCATGGAGCGGGCGGTTCTGGAGCGGATCTTCGAGCCCTATTTCACCACCAAGGAGAAGGGCGAGGGTACGGGTCTGGGCCTGGCGGTGGTGCATGGGATCATGCAGAGCCTGGGTGGACACGTCACCGTGTACAGCGAGGTCGGCCAGGGCACCACCTTTCACCTCTACTTCCCGGAGAGGCCAGCCACCTCTGCGGCCGCGGCGATCGACTCGGAGGCCCCCCTGCCGAAGGGCAGCGAGCGGCTGCTGTTTGTGGATGACGAGGCCGTCATTGTGGACATGGCCCGGCAGGTCCTGGCCGAGCTGGGGTACCAGGTGACGGCCTTCACCGATCCCCAGGAGGCTCTGGCCAGCTTCCAGGCGGCTCCGGATGGCTTCGATCTGCTGATGACCGACATGACGATGCCCAAGCTCACCGGCGACCGGTTGGCCCATGAGGCGAGGGCCTTGCGACCTGGGCTCCCGGTGGTGCTGTGCACGGGCTTCAGCGAGATCCTCAACGAGGAGAGCGCCAAGGCAGCCGGCATCGATGAATACGTGACCAAGCCGATGGGGATCCGGACCATCGCCACCGTGGTCCGGCGGGCCCTGGACCGGGCCGCGGCCCGGCGGCCGTAGCGCCCGACGCTGCTCCGACCTTCCTGTACGCCCGCGGCTGCACCGGGCGGGTGCCCCTGTTCGTCGCGGAACGTGAAGGCGCTT from Thermodesulfobacteriota bacterium carries:
- a CDS encoding WD40 repeat domain-containing protein, with translation VSLYELGRKEEAEQAFNQALDVNDVLPEAIHNLILVKVRSGRMSPARAGRHLAALKRRLPRAVILDELAAVLGEPAATVPPPGTGPELKLCLPRNSLDVYRDGQVLDSVRRSVADHLAGRRYQASQEALLTAWRGLAFRRDEEFMRVYQALLEHGEKKEVQGAIRLSTGRVHRGAVTGLALSQDGSVLASAGRDGRVILRRLVPPKGSREVLGPDLGSGCLALSPKGQRLVTGGRDGTVSLWSFDRPEPLSTVHAHSGAVSAVAVSEDGRFLASAGMDGRCRVVDLVDKKERTLDVSAAGAMRGVAFLPRSQELLTTSDDGTVRVWAQRGKECTRVLPAHALPVTALATAADGRLFATASADRRICLWEAMSGRCLKVLEGQQEAVTALAMLADGHHLASGCEDDTLFVWSLSRGACVLVLDGRGDGIAALATGPKPHMLSVGRADGAIGLWMLIYELELR
- a CDS encoding ATP-binding protein, with translation MPEPFPPMPPAAPGGGAQAPAGRPGRGLRQRFAVAVCLVVIVPLILLGLTLSVLVYSSQREQILDLEREVVKRARNEIALATHELESMLHVAMLTGEILDLGPADRENLLQQLIFVENAGGQEIIEELLLVDRSGQERAHVSRVDIFTSADRRDWAGRAEIQEPLATGKHAYGPVVVDEENLEPWILHSMPITNYPGGPVQGVLLAKLRISAIWRPVVDRPFGERGLLFITDATGRVVAHPNISATLSSTFFLPGIDEGRGHGLEGEDLLLVREHFDLHQQRFFLVATTPHSEVLHTAWHSLGTTGVFVLVFLVAGTALGLAVIGRLVGPIENLAQRARQIGAGDLGVRAPLVGSDELGDLAASFNAMTDELVAKIDLLATREAAIQDSYQVQALLNRLLELSLTGQGLDEILRRFIETVTSFHVFGLEHTGVVFLREGDVLKMKAASNLAEPLRALCAEVALGQCCCGKTALSREVLFADRVDERHDITYPGMPPHGHYCVPIVTEGSEVLGVFTCYTKAGYRRSDKLEAALKAAGSLAARIIRAKLAEEEQDKLRAQLRQSQKLEAIGTLAGGIAHDFNNILCPIVAYSELGLAEVPRDSKVHGYLAGIGQAARRASQLVQQILSFSRRNSQEVAPVELQVVIKEALKLLRASIPTFIQIRTNIDPRCGPVLANPVQIHQVLMNLCTNAYHAMRTSGGTLGVTLLPVRISAGDKVKGLHLAPGPYLRLEVSDTGSGMERAVLERIFEPYFTTKEKGEGTGLGLAVVHGIMQSLGGHVTVYSEVGQGTTFHLYFPERPATSAAAAIDSEAPLPKGSERLLFVDDEAVIVDMARQVLAELGYQVTAFTDPQEALASFQAAPDGFDLLMTDMTMPKLTGDRLAHEARALRPGLPVVLCTGFSEILNEESAKAAGIDEYVTKPMGIRTIATVVRRALDRAAARRP
- a CDS encoding ABC transporter substrate-binding protein — translated: MGNGVFSLVVAAVAGVLAVAGCEHRPAVKPKKVGIVNPSAGLEQVVAGFKAGLAERGHQEGETIVFRYDGPLQGSGEVDSRIAALIAEDVDLILGLTTPVARRLKEALTGTAIPGLFAPVFAPAEAGLVESLARPGGPVTGIRIRGSTAKALEYLLAVVPGVRRVYVPCHAGDMASCLTRDDLEAGAVKLGVELVSTEVDGLPALQAALAAIPPDVQAVWLTCSHLLTSQVREYVVAATARGIPVASCAHLFSGSGVMISYGENDFRMGEQAGRMADRLLNGASPQTMPVETASFYLRINRGKARELGIEVPERLLQQATFIED
- a CDS encoding Mut7-C RNAse domain-containing protein → MAALACRFLGDLPTLLTVPHDRGLVSRPLGRRTSVKDLIEAYGVPHTEVAALTINGQESGFAALLRDGDAVMVAPVQSPDDFFRPGCLRPALAAKPGFLVDINVGQLARQLRLLGLDALYDPRAGDEELAAQAAASGRVLLTRDRRLLKRKGVVFGRLIRAGAPEEQLLEVVRLFGLEEHFQPLSRCLRCNALLQPVAKEAIEHRLLPLTRLYYHSFRRCPACDRLYWAGSHQEGMRRFLAGLQGRLARP
- a CDS encoding protein phosphatase 2C domain-containing protein; translation: MTLLNRLLRRCLTLAAFGRTDTGLARGHNEDSFCVLPGQRLFVVADGMGGHNAGEVASRIAVETLVVAFPGETVKGLLGKPEAIRHALIRGVREANEAVMAAAVADDARAGMGCTLIAAFCDRAALHTCHLGDVRCYLASRGSFRQITTDHSQVAQQVAAGLLDPEEARVGFGRNIVTRAVGFPMAEDPECHQVELAEGDRALLCSDGLWSMVPDARLAEILAAGSSAEAICNQLVDAANEAGGRDNITAVVILFGKA